The Balneola sp. genomic interval CTGTAAGCCGGCAACCTGATACTGCTTTTTACTGTAGGTTTTTTTACCGGCCATAGTGTAGAGTTTTATTCCTCATAATAAGCTTTTGCTGCCGTAAGAAGGACGTCACCATTAATGCGTTCTCTGTAATTTGGGTTGATATAATTGAACTTCACCATGCCGTCGGTATTCAGAATATAAACGGCTGGAGCTGGAAGCAGGTGATGATCATACCCTGAATCTGCTTCAAGGTCAATACCAACTGACTTATATCTGTCTACTGTTTTTTGATCCACTTTAAAAGCAATGCCAAACGCCTTGGTTGCTTCCATGGGGCTGTCGGAAAGAAGCGTATAATTGAGTTCATTTTCCATTAAGGCTGTTTTTAGCTTTTCGGGTCGGTCGGGACTTATAGCCACCAACTGATATCCAATATCATACAACTCGTCTTCAATTTTCTGCAACTCAGAAAGGTGGCGGTTGCAGTAAGGGCACCATCCACCGCGATAGAAAACCAAAATGGTTGGCTTCTGAGACACCATGTTTCGAAGGTTTACTGTTTCTCCTTCAATAGACGTGAGTGACACATCAGGGATCTGTGAACTGATTAGCAGCGGAGTCACTTGATCAGCACTTTCAGCATAATCCTGAGCTTGTAACAGCGAAAGAGGTAACAGAAATAATAAGAATAAAAGCAGGTTTGTTTTTAAAAAGTATCTCATGTGGTTAGTTAAGAAATTAGTATTTCTTTAATGACGATATGAATGGAACAATATCTTACGGAATATCCTTCATAGTAACGTAACTCAATAACAGCAAACAATTTAGACCATATGGAAATTGAAAGCATCTACAAACTAGTAACGGGGAAATTAGAAACGTGGCTTAACACCACCATCGAAATGTTGCCCAACCTTGCCGTGGCGCTCTTGGTGGTTATTGTCTTCTATGCGTTAGCCAAAGTCATAAAGAATTTTGTTGGAAAAGTTCTTTCCAAAGTGACTAAGAATAAAACCGTGACAGGACTGGCTCAAACTATAATGGCCGTTCTGGTAATAGGTATAGGTGTTTTCTTTGCGCTAAGTATATTAAATCTCTCCGGAGTAGTTACGAGTCTTCTAGCCGGTGCTGGTATTATAGGTTTGGCTTTAGGTTTTGCCTTTCAGGATATCGCCTCCAATTTCATTTCAGGTATCTTACTCTCAGTTCGCCATCCTTTCGGTATTGGTGATATCATAGATACTAACGATCACTTTGGTACTGTGATGAAGCTTAATCTTAGAAACACGGTAATCCGAACACCACAGGGTCAGATTATTTATGTGCCCAATAAGGTAGTATATGAAAATCCATTCAAGAACTATACTAAGAATGGAGAAAGAAGAATCGATTTATCGTGCGGTGTTTCTTATGGTGATGATCTTGAAAAAGCCAAAAAAATAGCTATAGAGGCTGTTGAAGGGCTTGAAAGTAGAGATACATCCAAAGATGTAGAGCTTTACTATAATGAATTTGGTGACAGCTCCATCAACTTTACACTTCGGTTCTGGATTTCATTTCAGGAACTGCCTCAATATTGGGGAGCACAAAGTGAAGCTATTATGGCGCTTAAAAAAGCTTTTGATGAGAACGATATTATGATTCCATTCCCAATCAGAACGCTCGATTTTGGAATCAGAGGAGGAGAGCAACTGAGCGCTTCCATGATTTCAAACGGAAATAAAACTCCTAAAAACGCGGATTAATAACGTTGTTGTAAACGGATCCAAAGTTAAATTCAAAGCCAATAGAGCCGCCGTAGTTATAGGAGGTGGCCTGTTGGCGGAGATTTAATAGAAGCTCTTCTTCAGTGGTTTCACCGGCAGGTAACGCAATTTGATCGTTAATCAGAGAATATCGTGCTGAGAAGAAGACAGAAAAGCCACGTACTATTCTAATATTAAACCGTGAGCCAAAGTATACTCTGTTTTTACTAAAGTCATTCATATAGTTGCCGGCATTAATATTTCCATTAATACTTCCCCAAGGCTGGGTGAAATCCATTCGTATTGAAAGCTCTTGCCGCCACAAGAATTCTTCTGTTTTTTGAAAAATCGTAGGTTCTGTGTACTGATACAGTGATCCAAGTATACCATACCTCACGGTAACTTCTCTGCGTGTAAATTCCCGATATGGGAACAAGCTGTATTCAATGGAAGGGGTTACGCCAATGCTTAAATCAATGTTGTCCTGGGTTGAGGATCTTATTCTTTGGTAAGCTCCAACGGTCCAGTGATCCGAAAGGCTGCGTGCAACAAGGCCAAAAAATCGTTGGCTTTCTGTGATGAACACGTCTTTTTCTTTATTCCCATCATCATCCGTGGAATGAAAAGTTCGACTGCGATAGTCTTGATTATAGTCTAATCTTATTTTCCACTTGTCGGTTATTCTCTGGGCTTCAAAACTACCACCAAGTGAAAAGTTTTGCTGTGATTGCTCTCCGCTAAAATTTGTGTTTGCACGAAGCTCAAAAACCCAACTGTTCCATTTATCTTCATTAGGTATTAATTCTGTATCAGTAAGAGAGCCGTTAAATATAACATCAAGGTCAGAAAGGATATTGCTTTGCCCCAAAAAGCCTATAAGACCTAATTTCACATGCTTTACGAGCTTTGTTCTTCTCTCGTCATCAGTATCCGACTCAGGGCTAATAAACTTGATGACTTGTGACTCTTCTTCATAGGAACCTTTTCCAATATAATTTAGGGTGTGTTCTCTGCCGCCACTTCCCGTGCCCTGAATAGTTACAAAAAGATGAACATCCGCATCGGACTGATCTCTTACAAAATTCACAAAGGCTATTTCAGTTTGCACATAGCTGCTACTACAGCCCCTGCAATCTAAGTAAACACTTAAAGCGTCTTTATTAGTGCTAATTTCTGTTTGAGCAAAAGAAAATACAGGCAATAAAGCTGTGAGGAGAAGAAACAGGTATATTTTTGTCAAGATCTTGAAAAAGCTTAAATTTTATTCCGACGCGAACTTAAGGAACAAAACTACAAGGCTTTGAAAAAAGATATAAACGCTCTTATAAAACTTGGTTAAAATGGAGTGATAGTTAAGCGTTCACTACTCACGAATCAGGTTCATGTTATCATCCCATTTTGCGACGATGCCTCTTTCACTGTTTTGCACGCACTCTTCCAGCGTTTTCTTGTCGTAAGACATGCCATGTTTTTTGAGAACGTTTTCAGGAACACCATCCCAGATGTTAGCCTGATTTCCTTTGTAGTCCATATCTTTAATACCCATTTCTGTAGTAAAGAAGCCGGTGGCTGTCAGGTTTCTCATCCTGTTGAAGAAGTTTACTCCATATTCCATATCCGGTTTTGCATTATCCGGATAGGCGATGTCGTCTACAAGCTCTAGTTGCTGCTTCGAAGAGGCATTGATAAAAACTTTACCAAATCTCTTTTTGGACTCATTATCTAACCACATGATTCCACCACGGGTGGGGGTTTGGAGGTACGGCATATCTTTCATAATGAATTCCATGAATTCCGGTACTCCGGCATCGGTAGCACTTCCTGAAACATCATCAGCTGGGATGATGATATCACTTAGTACGGCAACTGTTTTAAGTTCGTGTTCAGTGAAAAAGGATTCAGCATGTAGCCGATTGTCGCGCTGAACTTCAGCATCGGTTCGGCCATATCCGCCTCCGTTTTTTTCAATGAGTTTTTCACTGGTTTCAAGGTCTTTCTGGGATATTTCAGAAGGCCCGTTTAGGATAAATCCTGCTCCAAATGAACCTGAAATCAGTAGTCTAAGGTGTTCTCTTCTGTCCATAATAACTAAAGCCTCTGCTTATTTTAAGTTCTGTTTTTTGAGTTGATCTACGATGTAGTCAGACGCACGCCATGAGAGTGCAAGAATGGTCCAGGTTGGATTCTTATCGGCTTGAGAAACAAACTGCCCGGCATCTACCACAAAGAGGTTTTTACACTCATGAGCCTGCGAATGTTTGTTCAGCACAGATGTGTTTGGGTCGTCTCCCATACGGGTAGTTCCAACTTCATGGATAATACGTCCCGGTGCAGCCAATCCGTAGTTATCTTCTTCACCCGGCTTGTTACCCAGTAATGTACCTCCCATGGCGGTCAACACCTCTTCAAACGTTTCCTGCATGTGCTTAGCTTGGTTAATCTCGTGCTCTGTCCAGTTATAATTGAACCGAAGAACCGGAATCCCAAATTGATCTACCGTATTGGGGTCAATTTCACAATAATTATCATATTGCGGAATACTTTCACCCCTACCGGCGATACCTACCGTGGAACCGTAGATTTTTCGAATGTCGTTTTTCAAGCCTTTTCCATAGCCGCCGTTTGGTGAAGGGTTGCCCATTTCATCTTTTATATATTGGCGCATGTTATCCATCCCAAAACCAAATCCATAACTCGGCATGCTCATACCACCCCAAAATTCCAGATGGTATCCACGGGTGAAATCTAATTTCTCTCCATCCAGCCACCAAGGTGAGTAGATGTGAGCTCCGCCTACCCCGTCTTCGTTGTAACGATCCCGGTCAATCAAATCCGGCATAATAGCCCCACGACTCGCTCCGGTTGAATCATGGAGATATCGGCCAATTATACCACTCCCATTACCTAAACCATCGGGATGCGCGGTTGACTTTGAATTCAGCATAATGCGGGCCGTTTCACAGGCAGAGGCACCAAGTACTACCACTTTAGCTTTAATTTTATACTCCTTCATGTCCTCTTTGCTGACATAAGAAACACCGGTAGCCAATCCTTCTTTGTTGGTGGTAACTTCCCGAACCATAGCGTTGGTATAAAGGTCCACCGTACCTTGCTGCATAGCCGGTTTCATAAGTGCGGTACTGGAAGAAAAGTCTGCGTAAGCACTACAAGCTCGGTTACATTGGTTACAATAAAAACAAACACCCCGCTCGTTATTTATGGGACGGGTTAAAACCGACATACGCATAGGAATAACGGGAACGCCGGCTTTTTTAGCTCCTTTCTTGATGTACATTTCGTGAAGTCTTGGCTTGGGAGGGGGAAGGAAAAATCCATCCGGGTCATTTTCCAAGCCTTCATTAGTCCCGAAAACACCGATCAGTTTATCGACTTTATCGTAATAGGGTTTGATGTCTTCGTAGCCAATCGGCCAGTTGGCGCCCATTCCATCATGATCTTTGCGCTTGAAATCCTTAGGTCCAAACCGAAGTGAAATACGTCCCCAGTGATTGGTTCTTCCACCGAGCATTCGGGAGCGAAACCAGTCAAATTGAGTTCCGTTTTTGCGGGTGTAGGGTTCTCCATCAATATCCCAGCCTCCCCATGCTGCATCAAAATCCCCGAAAGGTCGGGTAGAGCCGGCGCCTCTCCGTGGAGATTCCCACGGCCAACGCAACTGTGTTCGGTATTCTTCTTTGGCGGGATCAAAATCACCCCCGGCTTCCATCACAGCCACAGCAAGTCCGGCATCAGCCAGGACTTTTGCAGACATCCCGCCCCCGGCACCGGAGCCTACAATTACTACGTCATATTCTTTATTGGTTTTTAGTATTTCAAAGCTCATAGTAAGTCTTGATTATGAGTTAACATTTCAGGCTGGATTTAGTTGAGGTTTTTGACCCTGATATTTCGATAGTAAACTTTGCTGTCAGGATCATGGGCTTGAAGGGCAAAGGTGCCGCTGCTGAGCTTGACGGTTCCTTCCCTGTCGTCGGGTTCGGTGAACTCCATAACCGTCTCATCATTAATTTTAAAAGTGATGTTTTTATCTATAACAATGATATGGTAAGTGAACCATTCTTCATCAGGATGAGGTGCATTATTCATAACATCATTAACAGAATAGAGGCTTCCCGTTTTACGCGGATCAGGATCATATGTAGCATTAACTTGAGCCTCATAACCCTGTTGTGGCCATCCTTCTTCCTGGTATTGAGTGTGGAAAAAGATTCCTGAATTGGCATCAGGCAGGGTATAAACCTCAGCTTTAAACTCAAAGTCATTGAAGTTGGCATCGGCTACCGGTCCTTGATAATAAAGGTGCCCACGGGTTCCATTTACGACAATCTTGCCGTCTTCAACAGAAAAGGCATCCGGATTCTCGGCTGCTTTCCAGCCCTCTAGTGTTTCTCCATCCCAGATAGAAACCCATTCATTTTCGGGAGATTGATTTTCAACAGGTTTCTCAGTTTTTGTGCAGGCAAATAAAGAGACAGAAAAAAAGGCAAGCAGGCAGGTAAGCTTGTTGAGCTTGGTATTCATGTTTAAGGCTTTAACTGGTTAAGCACGAAGGCAAATAAATTTTCTAAAAAAAGCCAATTTAATCGATCAATCAAAATGCCTTTCAGCTTTTAATGTCCTATTAAAATCTGGAAGGCACTCATAGCGAGAATGGCTAAGGTTACCCAAAGACCAACCTTCTTAGGCTCACACTTCTCCAGGGCCTCAGGGATTAAATCAGCAAAAACCATCCAGATCATAGCGCCTGCAGCAAAGCCTAAGCCGAAGGGCAGATATTCCTTAAAAACTTCCACAAAAAGAAAAGCGGGCACCGCCATTAGCGGCTGGGGAAGGCTTGAGAAAATACTCCACCAAACGGCCTTAAGAGGAGAGACTCCTTGTGGAACCATCACAAGGCTGATTGCCAAACCTTCCGGAATATTATGAACCGCGATAGCAATGGCGATGAAAACTCCGAATTCCATTGTGCTTGAGAAAGAAACCCCTACACTGACACCTTCAGCAAAAGAGTGAACCGTCATGATCCCTAAAAAAAGAAGCATTTGTTTCCGCTTACCGCTTATTAAATCCTCGACTTCGACATCAGCCCGACCTTCCATCCAAGAGTTAGCGAGTACAACCAAGACCACGCCTGCCAACATACCGCCTAGAGTCATCCATTCATCTATATTGTAGCCCTCCATGATGAGGCTATAGCTGGCTGCAAGCATTAATCCGGATGCAACTGCGTTAGAACGACCAAGCAGTGCCGGAGAAATGTCTTTGATGAAGAAAAAAGGAACTGCTCCCAAGCCGGTAGCTACAGCAGTGAGAAGAGCATATAAAAAAACCTGTATGTAGGGAGTCGAAAGTAGTTCCATAGACATTTGTTGGTTCTCAAAGATAGAGATCAACATCGTTATTCCCTAAGTAGCGGACCAAGTACCCGTAGTTTAAAAGCAGTCAAAATAAAGATAGCTTAAAAAAAGCCGATAACTGATAATCGAATGATCTAAAACGTGATCACATTAAAAGGAGTAAATAAAAACACTAGCAGCCTAAGGAGCTTTCATTGAACAACTTCTCCATACATTTTCGCAGAGTATTTATCGCAAGTTTTCTTTGCTTTCTTGTCCATGTAACCAACCCGGCTCTTCTATTTGGTCAGAATACGGCAGGTGAAAACCCTTACGAAGTGGGTGCCAGCTATACCGGAGATGTGTTCTCGAATATAGCCGGAGGGAATGATATGGGTATCCGCTATTTAGATAACATTGATGTAGATTTGAAGGTTGATTTTGGGAAGTTAACATCCGGCCTTGAGGGAACTTCGATGTATCTATATGGAATGGGAAATCAGGGAGGGAGTATTTCGGGACTAGTAGGTGATGTTCAGGGAGTCAGTAATATTGAAGCTGAAAATTCCTGGCGGATTTATGAATTTTGGGCCCAACAAAAGTTCTTGTCTGCACGGAGCTCGATTTTAGTGGGTTTGTATGATGTGAATTCCGAGTTCAATGCGTTAAATAGCAGTGCTCTGTTCTTAAACAGTTCTCATGGCATTGACCCAACGATTGCCTTAACCGGAGTGACGGGGCCCTCCATTTTCCCATATACATCATTAGGAGCCCGAATTAAAGTGAATCCTTCAAAAGGACTAATTATTCAGGGAGCCGTATTAGATGGGGTGCCTTCCGATCCGGGAAATACAAAAGGCACTAAAGTATTGCTGAGGAAAAGTGATGGTTTATTTATGATAGGCGAAGTAGGATACCATTCTTCAGGCACCAGTTTGGACATGCGAAATAGTACAACCAGGCTCAAAAATATACTCGCTCCTGGAATTGAATCTGATAACAATCTTGCTTTAGGTGGCTGGTACTACACCAGGGAAAGGGCTGAACTCGATAACCCAAACAGAACGGGAAACGAATATGGTATTTATGCTTTGGGTGAATACCAGGTTTTTTCTGATGCCCAGGAATCGCCAAAGAGCTTAAGGGTATTTACACGAGCTGGATTGGCAAATCCTGATGTTAATTTTTTGGGTCAATTTTTTGGCGCTGGTTTAGTACTTGGAGGATTGTTGCCAAATCGCCCTTATGACCAGACTGGTTTGGCTTTAGCTTATGCAGCAGCAAGTTCACCTTTTATTGATAGCCGGTTTATTGCAGGTCAACGTCCCGAAAAAGCGGAAACCAATGTGGAAGTGACCCACCAGTTTATAATAAACGATCATGTTCAACTTCAGGGAAACGTTCAGTATGTCATCAACCCAGGCTTTAATGCCACTTTAGATAATGCTTTTGTTGTTGGAACCCGTTTTGTGATTAGCCTCTAAAGCTGAGTTTGATGGTAGCGCAGGAATAGAAAACAGATGGCATGGATCTGATGGATTTTCGCAGAATGGTTCTTTCCGGTTTCGTCCGACCGCTTCAGTAAAGAATCTAAACAGGGATATGATGCTTAAGCGGTCTGACGATTGCCAAGGATAGCAAGCTTATAAAGCACGGTATCCGTCAAAAGATGGATGCAAAGTGCTCACCTTTAAGCATTCATCGGACGAACTGGAGTCGTCAGATGAAGTTCTTTTCGCTATTTATAGTGTATGTCTATAGGAATCAAACCCAGGCATAAAATATTTAAAGAGGCTTTACTCTTTATGGGACTTTTTTGATTTAGGGGTTCGGATTAGCCATTGAGCTGGATCGCTTCCCCCAGTCTACCTTCTTAAACAC includes:
- a CDS encoding GMC family oxidoreductase, with the protein product MSFEILKTNKEYDVVIVGSGAGGGMSAKVLADAGLAVAVMEAGGDFDPAKEEYRTQLRWPWESPRRGAGSTRPFGDFDAAWGGWDIDGEPYTRKNGTQFDWFRSRMLGGRTNHWGRISLRFGPKDFKRKDHDGMGANWPIGYEDIKPYYDKVDKLIGVFGTNEGLENDPDGFFLPPPKPRLHEMYIKKGAKKAGVPVIPMRMSVLTRPINNERGVCFYCNQCNRACSAYADFSSSTALMKPAMQQGTVDLYTNAMVREVTTNKEGLATGVSYVSKEDMKEYKIKAKVVVLGASACETARIMLNSKSTAHPDGLGNGSGIIGRYLHDSTGASRGAIMPDLIDRDRYNEDGVGGAHIYSPWWLDGEKLDFTRGYHLEFWGGMSMPSYGFGFGMDNMRQYIKDEMGNPSPNGGYGKGLKNDIRKIYGSTVGIAGRGESIPQYDNYCEIDPNTVDQFGIPVLRFNYNWTEHEINQAKHMQETFEEVLTAMGGTLLGNKPGEEDNYGLAAPGRIIHEVGTTRMGDDPNTSVLNKHSQAHECKNLFVVDAGQFVSQADKNPTWTILALSWRASDYIVDQLKKQNLK
- a CDS encoding antioxidant AhpC, which translates into the protein MRYFLKTNLLLFLLFLLPLSLLQAQDYAESADQVTPLLISSQIPDVSLTSIEGETVNLRNMVSQKPTILVFYRGGWCPYCNRHLSELQKIEDELYDIGYQLVAISPDRPEKLKTALMENELNYTLLSDSPMEATKAFGIAFKVDQKTVDRYKSVGIDLEADSGYDHHLLPAPAVYILNTDGMVKFNYINPNYRERINGDVLLTAAKAYYEE
- a CDS encoding ZIP family metal transporter, giving the protein MELLSTPYIQVFLYALLTAVATGLGAVPFFFIKDISPALLGRSNAVASGLMLAASYSLIMEGYNIDEWMTLGGMLAGVVLVVLANSWMEGRADVEVEDLISGKRKQMLLFLGIMTVHSFAEGVSVGVSFSSTMEFGVFIAIAIAVHNIPEGLAISLVMVPQGVSPLKAVWWSIFSSLPQPLMAVPAFLFVEVFKEYLPFGLGFAAGAMIWMVFADLIPEALEKCEPKKVGLWVTLAILAMSAFQILIGH
- a CDS encoding mechanosensitive ion channel protein MscS, whose product is MEIESIYKLVTGKLETWLNTTIEMLPNLAVALLVVIVFYALAKVIKNFVGKVLSKVTKNKTVTGLAQTIMAVLVIGIGVFFALSILNLSGVVTSLLAGAGIIGLALGFAFQDIASNFISGILLSVRHPFGIGDIIDTNDHFGTVMKLNLRNTVIRTPQGQIIYVPNKVVYENPFKNYTKNGERRIDLSCGVSYGDDLEKAKKIAIEAVEGLESRDTSKDVELYYNEFGDSSINFTLRFWISFQELPQYWGAQSEAIMALKKAFDENDIMIPFPIRTLDFGIRGGEQLSASMISNGNKTPKNAD
- a CDS encoding glycosyl hydrolase, with amino-acid sequence MNTKLNKLTCLLAFFSVSLFACTKTEKPVENQSPENEWVSIWDGETLEGWKAAENPDAFSVEDGKIVVNGTRGHLYYQGPVADANFNDFEFKAEVYTLPDANSGIFFHTQYQEEGWPQQGYEAQVNATYDPDPRKTGSLYSVNDVMNNAPHPDEEWFTYHIIVIDKNITFKINDETVMEFTEPDDREGTVKLSSGTFALQAHDPDSKVYYRNIRVKNLN
- a CDS encoding transcriptional initiation protein Tat; its protein translation is MDRREHLRLLISGSFGAGFILNGPSEISQKDLETSEKLIEKNGGGYGRTDAEVQRDNRLHAESFFTEHELKTVAVLSDIIIPADDVSGSATDAGVPEFMEFIMKDMPYLQTPTRGGIMWLDNESKKRFGKVFINASSKQQLELVDDIAYPDNAKPDMEYGVNFFNRMRNLTATGFFTTEMGIKDMDYKGNQANIWDGVPENVLKKHGMSYDKKTLEECVQNSERGIVAKWDDNMNLIRE